From the Sphingomonas phyllosphaerae 5.2 genome, one window contains:
- a CDS encoding ribose-phosphate pyrophosphokinase codes for MKLMTGNSNLPLARAISDYLEVPLTEALVRRFADEEIFVEIMENVRGEDVFVVQSTSYPVNDNLMELLIMIDALKRASAKRITAVLPYFGYARQDRKPGPRTPISAKLVANLVTTAGADRVLSVDLHAGQIQGFFDIPTDNLFAAPVMSQDIRARFGEKNLMVVSPDVGGVVRARALSKRLDNAPLAIVDKRRERAGESEVMNIIGDVEGRFCVLIDDIVDSAGTLCNAAAALKEAGAEDVVAYVTHGVLSGGAVARVEGSALHELVITDSIGNHDTIREAGKIRHLTIAPLVAEAMRRISDEASVSSLFD; via the coding sequence ATGAAATTGATGACCGGCAACTCCAACCTGCCGCTGGCGCGTGCGATCTCCGATTATCTGGAGGTGCCGCTGACCGAGGCGCTGGTGCGCCGGTTCGCCGATGAGGAAATCTTCGTCGAGATCATGGAGAATGTCCGCGGCGAGGACGTGTTCGTCGTCCAGTCGACCAGCTATCCCGTCAACGACAATTTGATGGAATTGCTGATCATGATCGACGCGCTGAAGCGCGCGTCAGCCAAGCGGATCACCGCGGTGCTGCCGTATTTCGGCTATGCCCGGCAGGATCGAAAGCCCGGCCCGCGCACGCCGATCTCCGCCAAGCTGGTCGCCAATCTCGTCACCACCGCCGGCGCGGACCGCGTGCTGTCGGTCGACCTGCACGCCGGGCAGATCCAGGGCTTCTTCGACATCCCGACCGACAATCTCTTCGCCGCGCCGGTGATGTCGCAGGATATTCGCGCGCGGTTCGGCGAGAAGAACCTGATGGTCGTCTCCCCCGACGTCGGCGGCGTGGTGCGCGCGCGTGCGCTGTCGAAGCGGCTCGACAACGCCCCGCTGGCGATCGTCGACAAGCGCCGCGAGCGTGCCGGCGAGTCGGAGGTGATGAACATCATCGGCGACGTCGAGGGGCGCTTCTGCGTCCTGATCGACGACATCGTCGATTCGGCGGGCACGCTGTGCAACGCCGCCGCGGCGCTGAAGGAAGCGGGCGCGGAGGACGTGGTCGCCTATGTCACGCACGGTGTGTTGTCGGGCGGCGCGGTCGCGCGGGTAGAGGGATCGGCGCTGCACGAACTGGTGATCACCGATTCGATCGGCAACCACGACACGATCCGCGAGGCCGGCAAGATCCGCCACCTGACGATCGCGCCGCTGGTGGCGGAGGCGATGCGGCGGATTTCGGACGAGGCGAGCGTCAGCAGCCTGTTCGACTGA